A part of Deltaproteobacteria bacterium genomic DNA contains:
- a CDS encoding TIGR02147 family protein codes for MNNLKSVFEFLDYRLFLKGWVKEKSVTQRGQWSRMAKAIGVTSTMISQVMRGDRNLSPELANDLCDYIGFAEDEARHFLLLVDFARAGSTRLKTRLRNQVIESQSRAQTLTKRLKVDEAMTDAAKATFYSDWIYSAVRNASALEEKQTAESLALRFGISRSTMSEIVNFLVETGLCQSQSGIVSVGPQKTHVAASSPFVLSHHRNWRLKAVDSMRARNESDLFYTGPMSLSRELAIEVRQRIPTFIDELYKDLGPSKSEVVRCLNIDWFEF; via the coding sequence ATGAATAACTTAAAGTCTGTTTTTGAGTTTCTAGATTATCGGCTTTTTTTGAAGGGTTGGGTGAAAGAGAAGTCCGTAACCCAGCGAGGTCAGTGGAGTCGCATGGCGAAGGCGATCGGCGTTACTTCGACTATGATCAGCCAAGTGATGCGAGGGGATCGAAACCTAAGTCCAGAACTTGCGAACGATCTCTGTGATTACATCGGTTTTGCTGAAGACGAGGCGAGACACTTCTTACTTCTGGTCGACTTCGCTCGCGCCGGGTCGACCCGCTTGAAAACTCGTTTGCGAAATCAAGTCATTGAATCACAAAGTCGCGCCCAAACTCTTACTAAACGACTCAAGGTCGACGAAGCCATGACAGACGCAGCAAAAGCAACTTTCTACTCTGATTGGATTTACTCAGCAGTTAGGAATGCATCGGCACTTGAAGAAAAACAAACTGCAGAGAGCCTTGCGCTACGTTTTGGTATTTCTCGATCAACCATGAGCGAGATCGTAAACTTTTTGGTCGAAACTGGCCTCTGTCAAAGTCAATCTGGCATTGTGTCAGTGGGGCCTCAAAAGACGCATGTCGCAGCAAGTTCCCCATTTGTTTTGTCACATCATCGTAACTGGCGACTTAAGGCAGTTGATTCAATGCGAGCGCGCAATGAGAGTGACCTCTTTTATACGGGGCCAATGTCGCTGTCGCGCGAGTTAGCCATCGAGGTGCGACAACGTATTCCGACATTCATCGATGAACTCTACAAAGACCTCGGGCCATCAAAGTCCGAGGTGGTTCGCTGCCTCAACATTGATTGGTTTGAATTCTAA
- a CDS encoding nucleotidyl transferase AbiEii/AbiGii toxin family protein, which translates to MKAEALKARIKAIAQERKKSHNEIWKQLLLERFLARLSHSNQHDKFIFKGGLLLAHYLAIGRETTDADFLVNKMKSETAAIETSLREVVAIDLNDDFTFTWGDIESLNQPHMEYAGFRVTLNVSLEKMQDRIQIDLGVGDAVDAIQNQFRTFEYKGKPIFEGEISLLTYPVETIFAEKFETIISKGATNSRMKDYHDVILMSREPNLIDTDKLRKDISQTFAHRRTLLKIPISFDPDGILTLQKLWTQHLRGLGESGAKLNLPKQMSDVLNEMNAWVAKRLRS; encoded by the coding sequence ATGAAAGCGGAAGCACTAAAAGCCCGCATCAAGGCGATCGCACAAGAACGAAAGAAATCACACAACGAAATATGGAAGCAACTGCTTCTCGAGAGATTTCTTGCAAGGCTCTCGCATTCAAACCAACACGATAAATTCATTTTCAAGGGCGGGCTTTTGCTGGCGCACTACCTCGCAATTGGACGAGAAACCACAGACGCTGATTTTCTTGTGAACAAAATGAAGTCAGAAACCGCAGCTATCGAGACCTCGTTGCGAGAAGTCGTCGCTATCGACCTGAATGACGACTTCACGTTCACGTGGGGCGACATTGAAAGTCTTAATCAACCCCACATGGAGTATGCCGGCTTTCGAGTCACTCTCAACGTGAGCCTCGAAAAAATGCAGGATCGAATACAAATCGATCTAGGTGTCGGCGACGCGGTCGACGCAATTCAAAATCAGTTTCGAACTTTCGAGTACAAAGGGAAACCAATCTTCGAGGGAGAAATCTCGCTCCTCACGTACCCGGTCGAGACCATCTTCGCCGAAAAGTTTGAAACGATTATTTCAAAGGGAGCTACAAACAGTCGAATGAAGGATTATCACGACGTCATTCTCATGAGTCGTGAGCCTAATCTGATCGATACTGATAAGTTGCGTAAAGACATCTCACAGACTTTCGCCCATCGGAGAACACTCTTGAAGATACCTATCAGTTTCGATCCCGACGGGATCTTGACTCTGCAAAAACTCTGGACGCAGCATCTTCGAGGCCTTGGTGAAAGCGGAGCGAAACTGAATTTGCCTAAGCAAATGTCGGATGTACTGAACGAAATGAATGCGTGGGTCGCCAAGCGTTTGCGCTCGTAA
- a CDS encoding type IV toxin-antitoxin system AbiEi family antitoxin domain-containing protein, which yields MKSKPALTKIRTLLKAPSFTSGDARKFGVSAASLAYYVNSGELQRIGHGIYRGAEATPSTEDFRWEDLADAAMKTRGGIVCLTSALALYDLTEEVPRQHWIAIDHRTRRRSDNLTKIVRMRNLSLGKTKFNLGGVSIPVFDRERTIVDSFRYLSIETAIKALRTALNSKRDNKINLIKLKKYAKVLRVRIDPYILAVST from the coding sequence ATGAAGTCCAAACCAGCTTTAACGAAAATCAGAACTCTCTTAAAAGCTCCTAGTTTCACAAGCGGCGACGCTCGCAAGTTCGGGGTCAGCGCCGCCAGCCTCGCATATTACGTCAACTCAGGCGAACTACAGCGAATCGGACACGGTATCTATCGCGGCGCAGAGGCTACCCCTTCGACGGAAGACTTTCGCTGGGAAGATCTCGCTGACGCCGCGATGAAAACTCGCGGCGGAATTGTTTGCCTCACATCAGCCCTCGCGCTCTATGACCTCACCGAAGAAGTTCCGAGGCAGCACTGGATTGCAATCGATCATCGCACTCGCCGCCGTTCTGATAACCTAACCAAGATCGTTCGAATGAGAAATCTCTCTCTCGGCAAAACCAAATTCAATCTTGGAGGAGTTTCGATTCCTGTTTTCGATCGCGAACGTACGATCGTCGATTCATTCCGGTACCTCAGCATCGAAACCGCTATCAAAGCACTGAGGACTGCGCTCAACTCGAAACGCGACAATAAAATCAATCTGATAAAACTCAAAAAATACGCAAAAGTACTTCGCGTTCGTATCGACCCCTATATCCTTGCGGTGTCGACATGA
- a CDS encoding TraB/GumN family protein, protein MKFFMKHGCMVSKVVFGLLPLLLVGCSIGEKSNESLSPGKVRPIFYEVSKNGKKIGTLFGTIHLGVNADDLPSSFFATFDESDHFVAEIDPEKLKGDQKSSLFESFSKGKIRSGMSEISSDTQKSLRKYFQSFHAEYGSGQGAADLEFLEKLDLNGLVGYTNIIYQAKGQVEVVNRLQSSRHLKKFLDFDLVDRAKRLRMTTTYLDAPLMELLRQCASRETSVRFLSKVASAERPEVEYADIYIDLVSAYRRGEKDYSRYYDSTDQQLKCLIDKRNVLWKTSIVGAFRAYENTFVAVGRLHLDVGPESLVSLLQSDGYSVEVKQFE, encoded by the coding sequence ATGAAATTTTTCATGAAGCACGGCTGTATGGTATCTAAAGTCGTTTTCGGCCTGTTACCACTCTTGTTGGTGGGCTGCTCGATCGGCGAAAAATCTAATGAATCATTATCGCCCGGAAAAGTGAGACCTATTTTTTATGAGGTTTCGAAAAACGGTAAGAAAATAGGGACTCTTTTTGGCACGATTCATTTAGGGGTTAACGCCGACGACCTTCCTAGTTCGTTTTTTGCCACCTTCGATGAATCCGATCATTTCGTAGCGGAGATTGATCCAGAGAAACTGAAGGGCGATCAGAAGTCTTCGCTCTTTGAGAGCTTTAGTAAGGGTAAGATTCGCAGTGGGATGTCCGAGATTAGTAGCGACACACAGAAGTCGCTTCGTAAATATTTTCAATCCTTTCATGCTGAATACGGCAGTGGTCAGGGTGCTGCTGACCTTGAATTCCTGGAGAAATTAGACCTCAACGGGTTGGTTGGCTATACGAATATAATCTACCAAGCAAAAGGCCAAGTAGAGGTGGTGAATCGTCTTCAGAGTTCGCGTCACCTCAAAAAGTTTCTCGACTTTGATTTAGTTGACCGCGCCAAGCGGTTGAGAATGACGACGACCTATCTGGATGCACCTTTAATGGAACTCCTGCGCCAATGCGCGAGCCGGGAAACTTCCGTCCGCTTCCTTTCAAAGGTCGCTTCGGCAGAAAGACCCGAAGTTGAGTACGCAGATATATATATCGATTTAGTTTCTGCCTATCGACGAGGTGAAAAAGACTATTCTAGATATTATGACTCTACTGATCAGCAGTTAAAATGCTTAATCGACAAACGTAATGTCCTATGGAAAACGTCAATCGTCGGAGCGTTTCGCGCTTATGAGAACACTTTCGTTGCGGTCGGACGTTTGCACCTAGATGTTGGGCCCGAGTCGCTCGTATCGTTGCTTCAGTCCGATGGGTACTCCGTTGAGGTAAAACAATTCGAATGA
- a CDS encoding helix-turn-helix domain-containing protein: MKNERHLMLLKSPAVVDEKAFDEFLTQTLKDEVAQNTQPAAQVPMSIFDNRKRWIKAQDVARELGISVRTVYDWHHRPHRRNTPPELFNKFNGHLFLSTEALNLWMTQQATRRRR, from the coding sequence ATGAAGAACGAAAGGCACTTGATGCTGTTGAAGAGCCCTGCGGTCGTCGATGAAAAAGCGTTTGATGAATTTCTCACGCAAACGCTGAAAGACGAAGTAGCGCAGAATACACAACCGGCCGCACAAGTGCCCATGTCGATCTTTGATAATCGAAAGAGGTGGATTAAAGCGCAGGATGTTGCGCGTGAACTCGGGATCTCTGTGCGGACGGTTTATGACTGGCACCACAGGCCTCACCGACGGAACACGCCGCCTGAGCTTTTTAATAAGTTTAATGGTCATTTATTTCTTAGTACCGAAGCACTGAATCTCTGGATGACTCAACAGGCAACACGTCGACGACGTTAA
- a CDS encoding tyrosine-type recombinase/integrase, translating into MDKFTPEFLAKYQQEEKARGLENASVNRKTEVFTTILNFAVKQRRIPFSPANGFRKLRKSTTEMEFWDQDEAADFLTFANRIYPKDSTDRWVYVVYLLALNTAMRAGEIWGLKPSDLSRDGRSIQVRRQFSRVTLEMAPTKSKKSRLAPLNDELREELEHLIETRSIEADETIFMNERRNPVCHENFVSRRFLVDVKAWGGRSIRFHDLRHSATTMMIAGGIDLKTVKEICGHADIATTMTYVHLISGAVERVAQVFSVTRKQPQLLIASARSEDSSE; encoded by the coding sequence ATGGACAAGTTCACACCGGAATTTCTTGCGAAGTATCAGCAGGAAGAAAAAGCCAGGGGTCTTGAGAACGCGTCAGTGAATCGAAAGACAGAAGTGTTCACGACGATCTTGAACTTTGCGGTGAAGCAAAGACGGATTCCGTTTAGTCCAGCAAATGGATTTCGGAAGTTGCGAAAGTCTACGACCGAAATGGAGTTTTGGGATCAAGATGAAGCGGCGGATTTTCTTACCTTCGCTAACAGGATTTATCCCAAGGACTCGACGGATCGCTGGGTCTATGTGGTTTACCTTTTGGCGCTAAACACCGCGATGCGGGCTGGAGAAATCTGGGGACTAAAGCCTTCGGATCTCTCGCGAGATGGTCGGTCGATCCAAGTCAGACGCCAGTTCAGTCGGGTAACGCTCGAGATGGCGCCGACGAAATCAAAGAAGTCGCGGCTTGCTCCGCTGAATGATGAACTTCGCGAAGAGCTCGAACATTTGATCGAAACTAGGTCGATCGAAGCGGACGAGACGATCTTCATGAACGAACGACGGAATCCCGTCTGCCACGAAAACTTTGTCAGTAGACGATTCTTGGTCGACGTCAAGGCCTGGGGCGGGCGATCGATCCGGTTTCACGACCTAAGACACTCGGCGACCACGATGATGATCGCAGGAGGCATCGACCTGAAGACAGTGAAAGAGATTTGCGGCCATGCGGACATCGCGACAACGATGACGTATGTGCACTTGATCTCTGGAGCCGTCGAACGCGTCGCACAGGTGTTCTCTGTGACTCGCAAACAACCGCAGTTGCTAATCGCTAGCGCGAGGAGCGAAGACAGTAGCGAGTGA
- a CDS encoding ISL3 family transposase, producing MPPTDSIVLDLPSFKILDIEGHNSITFRVEHEALPRCPHCEATTLRKKDTFTRRVRHTLFGGRMSWLLIKAHKYKCRKCLKYFNSRFPGILPRRRASEACRIEMTTLHHKGQSQQDLRKTYGLGSATIERWYQSRIDVKAREFNNAHCPKILGIDEHFFTRKDGFATTFVDLTKHKVFDVTLGRSEGSLKPYLKRLPGKSQVRVVLMDLSETYRSIARKHFPNALVVADRFHVIRLVNQQFVKTWAELDDVGRKNRGLLSLMRRHPDRMTEEQRVRLHRYLDEIPGLRHLYVVWQDLNRLLRMKRLNQRNLREQLPEFLWIIDELRKIPFRHLRVLGETLENWKVEIGRMMRFSKTNSITEGLHNKMEMISRRAYGFRNFQNYRLRVRVLCS from the coding sequence ATGCCCCCGACGGACAGCATCGTTCTTGATCTGCCGAGTTTCAAGATTCTCGACATCGAAGGCCACAACTCGATCACTTTTCGGGTCGAACACGAAGCTTTGCCTCGATGCCCGCACTGCGAGGCGACGACACTTCGCAAAAAGGACACGTTCACAAGACGTGTTCGACATACCCTTTTTGGTGGTCGAATGTCTTGGCTTTTGATCAAGGCCCACAAATACAAATGCCGAAAATGTTTAAAGTATTTCAACTCTAGGTTCCCGGGTATTCTTCCACGACGGCGCGCGAGCGAAGCCTGCCGAATTGAAATGACGACGCTTCATCACAAAGGCCAATCGCAACAAGATCTTCGAAAGACCTACGGACTCGGCTCGGCCACGATCGAACGTTGGTATCAAAGCCGAATCGACGTAAAGGCGCGAGAGTTTAACAATGCCCACTGCCCGAAGATTCTGGGCATCGATGAACACTTCTTTACGCGCAAAGATGGCTTCGCCACGACGTTTGTTGATCTCACCAAACACAAGGTCTTTGATGTGACCTTAGGTCGGTCAGAGGGCTCGCTAAAGCCATATTTGAAGCGGCTTCCCGGGAAGTCTCAAGTTCGGGTCGTGCTGATGGATTTGTCTGAGACCTATCGTTCGATCGCTAGAAAGCATTTTCCAAACGCTCTGGTTGTTGCCGATCGATTTCACGTGATCAGACTTGTGAATCAGCAGTTCGTAAAGACCTGGGCAGAGCTTGATGATGTGGGAAGAAAAAATCGCGGACTTCTTTCTTTGATGCGAAGGCATCCAGATCGCATGACTGAAGAACAACGAGTGCGCCTTCATCGCTATCTCGATGAAATTCCAGGTCTCAGGCATTTGTATGTTGTTTGGCAAGACCTGAATCGATTGCTCAGAATGAAGCGACTCAACCAAAGAAATTTGCGCGAACAGTTGCCTGAGTTTTTATGGATCATCGACGAGCTTCGAAAGATTCCATTTAGGCACCTTCGAGTTCTGGGTGAAACCCTTGAAAACTGGAAAGTCGAAATCGGGCGAATGATGAGATTTTCAAAAACCAATTCAATAACGGAAGGACTGCATAATAAAATGGAAATGATTTCGAGACGAGCCTACGGATTTAGGAATTTTCAAAATTATCGATTGAGAGTTCGGGTTCTTTGCAGTTAG
- a CDS encoding ISL3 family transposase: MMDPNWESTFKFILLPELKVLTHWQSGRFRTHYKCQKESEFEVCPKCATKAFSVHDRRWVNVKDAPIRGSGIYLRILKRRFRCPGCKKVFTEPVNGVRKGFHTTERFRRGVRWACGNFTDLKSVQRAYNCSAGLLYKIYYEQLERKLRERQNNPWPKTIGIDEHSFRRGKHGCQFATILVDYPNKKIFELGEGKTAEGLKHSFAHVPGREQVRNVVLDMSDPFKKFAKEMFPQARIIADHFHVIRLLNPMINKARTDITGDKRSNPVRKLLLLNGKKLQYFERRALQTWLDQHPKLNELYHFKEAMHGLYRCRGIDRARRALIAILDRMARSELPEIHRLRRTLMKWKNEILNFFLTGLTNGRTEGFNGLAKLLQKRAFGFRSFRNYRLRLLSL; this comes from the coding sequence ATGATGGATCCCAATTGGGAATCTACTTTTAAGTTTATTCTTTTGCCAGAACTGAAAGTGCTGACGCATTGGCAAAGTGGACGTTTTCGAACTCATTATAAATGCCAGAAAGAATCTGAGTTCGAAGTTTGTCCAAAGTGCGCAACCAAAGCCTTTTCTGTGCATGACCGACGATGGGTGAACGTAAAAGATGCACCCATTCGAGGTTCCGGAATATATTTACGGATCTTGAAAAGAAGATTTCGATGCCCCGGCTGCAAAAAAGTTTTCACTGAACCCGTTAATGGAGTTCGAAAAGGATTTCACACAACTGAACGCTTTCGACGTGGCGTTAGGTGGGCCTGTGGAAACTTCACCGATCTTAAAAGCGTGCAGCGAGCCTATAATTGTTCCGCCGGGCTTCTCTACAAAATCTACTATGAACAACTCGAACGAAAGCTTCGCGAAAGACAAAATAATCCGTGGCCAAAAACCATCGGAATCGATGAACACTCGTTTAGGCGCGGCAAACACGGCTGCCAGTTCGCAACAATTTTAGTCGATTACCCGAATAAAAAAATATTCGAACTTGGCGAAGGTAAAACCGCTGAAGGTTTAAAACATAGCTTCGCCCACGTGCCTGGTCGTGAGCAGGTCCGAAACGTCGTTTTAGATATGAGCGATCCGTTTAAAAAGTTTGCGAAAGAAATGTTTCCGCAAGCAAGAATCATTGCTGACCACTTCCACGTTATCCGGCTGCTAAATCCGATGATCAACAAAGCTCGCACCGACATTACTGGCGACAAAAGATCAAACCCAGTCCGCAAGCTCTTGCTGCTGAACGGAAAAAAACTTCAATATTTTGAACGTCGGGCTTTGCAGACGTGGCTTGATCAACATCCCAAATTAAACGAGCTCTATCACTTCAAAGAAGCCATGCACGGGCTCTACCGTTGTCGGGGGATAGATCGCGCGCGCCGCGCGCTGATCGCGATTTTGGACCGAATGGCGCGCTCTGAACTGCCCGAGATCCATCGGCTTCGGAGAACGCTGATGAAATGGAAAAATGAGATCTTAAATTTCTTTTTAACGGGGCTGACAAATGGACGAACTGAAGGTTTTAACGGGCTCGCAAAACTGTTGCAGAAGCGGGCCTTCGGATTTAGAAGCTTTCGCAACTACAGACTTCGATTGCTAAGTCTTTGA
- a CDS encoding adenylosuccinate synthase, producing MPGIIVVGAQWGDEGKGKVVDVFSAHADLVVRYQGGANAGHTLVVNGVKTVLHLIPSGVLHPKCSCMIAPGVVLDIEEVVKEIRDLKAAGVLTNPDQLRISDQCTVLLSYHRQLDAAREKAAGNEKIGTTGKGIGPAYEDRASRKAILFGDLFDRDRLRAKLDASLLEKNFLLEKYYAQEPVNVGPLFERLVELAAELEPFRSKDTSLVVHRALKAGKKVLFEGAQGTMLDLLHGTYPFVTSSSTISGSACIGTGIGPSVMQKIVGITKAYTTRVGSGPFPTEMNEELSNRLRQEGGEYGATTGRPRRCGWLDLVALKYAIRVNGLTSLALMKLDVLSGHEKIDVCTAYRLDGVEIKELPVSSNDLARVEPVYRSLNGWTEDITNVRAIQDLPQSARDFIQFIATEIATPIDVVSVGPGREQTLWIKPLFS from the coding sequence ATGCCAGGCATTATTGTAGTCGGCGCTCAATGGGGCGACGAAGGAAAAGGAAAAGTTGTTGATGTGTTCTCTGCTCATGCGGACCTCGTGGTCCGTTATCAGGGGGGCGCCAACGCGGGTCACACTCTTGTCGTAAACGGCGTGAAAACCGTTTTGCATCTGATCCCATCGGGTGTGCTTCACCCTAAGTGCAGTTGTATGATTGCACCTGGGGTCGTTCTCGACATTGAAGAAGTCGTAAAAGAAATTCGAGATTTAAAAGCGGCCGGAGTTTTAACGAACCCCGATCAGCTTCGTATTTCGGATCAGTGTACGGTTCTTCTCAGCTATCATCGCCAGCTCGATGCGGCTCGCGAAAAAGCCGCCGGCAACGAGAAAATCGGCACGACAGGTAAAGGCATCGGCCCCGCCTATGAGGATCGCGCCTCTCGCAAAGCAATTCTCTTTGGCGATCTTTTTGACCGCGATCGTTTGCGCGCAAAGCTTGATGCGTCACTTTTAGAAAAAAACTTTCTTCTTGAAAAGTACTACGCGCAAGAGCCCGTCAACGTCGGTCCTCTTTTCGAACGCCTGGTTGAACTTGCGGCTGAACTTGAGCCGTTCCGGTCAAAAGACACATCGCTCGTCGTTCACCGCGCATTGAAAGCTGGAAAAAAAGTTCTGTTTGAAGGCGCACAAGGAACGATGCTTGATCTCCTTCACGGCACCTATCCATTTGTCACTAGCTCTTCAACGATTTCTGGCTCGGCTTGTATAGGAACCGGCATTGGCCCCAGTGTTATGCAAAAGATCGTAGGCATCACGAAGGCCTACACAACTCGCGTTGGCTCGGGTCCGTTTCCAACTGAAATGAACGAGGAGCTCAGCAATCGTCTACGACAAGAGGGCGGCGAGTACGGAGCGACAACAGGTCGCCCACGTCGTTGTGGATGGCTAGATCTTGTTGCGTTGAAGTATGCAATTCGCGTGAATGGTCTGACGTCACTAGCACTTATGAAGCTCGATGTTTTATCGGGGCACGAAAAGATCGATGTTTGCACGGCCTACAGACTTGATGGCGTTGAAATAAAAGAACTCCCCGTTAGCTCTAACGATCTGGCGCGGGTCGAACCGGTCTATCGCTCACTGAACGGTTGGACGGAAGACATCACCAACGTTCGCGCGATCCAAGATCTTCCGCAGTCAGCACGTGATTTCATCCAGTTTATCGCGACTGAAATAGCAACTCCGATCGACGTCGTGTCCGTTGGCCCAGGCCGCGAACAGACTCTTTGGATCAAACCGCTATTTTCATAA
- a CDS encoding alanine--glyoxylate aminotransferase family protein, with protein sequence MSDTILLTPGPVPVPPSVLQALSLPIEHHRTPEFQKCLEFVLAKLPALFETKQRAFLHVSTGSGGMESLLVNVLSPGETVACVVSGKFGERWADMAEAYGANVVRHEVPWGHSASVVKLESWLKELVAKGQAPSILMSQACETSTGALHPIREMSQALRRVSPSTLFLVDAITALGALPLPMDEWDLDGVVGGSQKAFMLPTGLSFVAFSERAWRKIPTAKSPRFYFDIREELEANKSGGTNFSSAVPLMRALEVVLKEVDAMGGARKLHHRIAVLSRATKVFCTYLGLKTLAEVPSPSLTAICVPDGIDGAKWRGLLETKYKVVMMGGQDQLKGKIIRLGHMGYIRDQDQMAALKAIADSARDLSHNLPFEKVEAALDLAAAELESGPLPWDSNTLHQKEISLK encoded by the coding sequence ATGAGCGATACTATTTTGCTGACCCCAGGACCCGTGCCTGTTCCTCCATCAGTTTTGCAAGCGCTATCCCTTCCGATCGAACATCACCGAACTCCGGAATTTCAAAAATGCCTCGAGTTTGTACTCGCAAAACTTCCTGCACTTTTTGAAACCAAACAGCGCGCGTTTCTTCATGTGTCTACGGGAAGCGGAGGAATGGAATCGCTATTAGTCAACGTTCTAAGCCCGGGTGAAACCGTGGCCTGCGTGGTATCAGGAAAGTTTGGCGAGCGCTGGGCCGATATGGCGGAAGCCTACGGTGCCAATGTCGTTCGGCATGAAGTCCCTTGGGGGCATTCAGCAAGTGTCGTGAAGTTAGAATCTTGGTTAAAAGAACTGGTCGCCAAAGGGCAAGCACCTAGCATTTTAATGTCTCAAGCATGCGAAACTTCGACCGGTGCACTTCATCCGATTCGCGAAATGTCTCAAGCTCTGCGGCGCGTATCACCGAGTACTTTATTTTTGGTTGATGCCATCACCGCACTCGGCGCGCTACCGCTGCCAATGGATGAATGGGATCTCGATGGTGTCGTTGGCGGAAGCCAAAAAGCATTCATGTTACCAACTGGCCTGTCGTTTGTCGCTTTCAGCGAACGCGCGTGGCGAAAAATTCCGACGGCCAAATCCCCGCGATTTTATTTCGACATTCGCGAAGAACTTGAAGCCAATAAGAGCGGCGGGACGAACTTTTCTTCAGCTGTGCCATTGATGCGGGCACTTGAAGTCGTTTTGAAAGAAGTCGATGCCATGGGTGGAGCGCGAAAGCTTCATCACCGCATCGCGGTTCTCTCAAGAGCAACAAAAGTATTTTGCACTTATTTGGGGCTAAAAACCTTGGCTGAAGTTCCGTCCCCTTCTTTGACTGCGATCTGCGTTCCCGATGGAATTGATGGGGCTAAATGGCGCGGTCTTTTGGAAACAAAGTACAAAGTCGTCATGATGGGCGGGCAAGACCAACTCAAAGGAAAGATTATTCGCCTTGGCCACATGGGTTACATTCGCGATCAAGACCAGATGGCAGCATTGAAAGCGATTGCCGATAGTGCGAGAGATCTTTCGCACAATCTACCTTTCGAGAAGGTTGAAGCAGCGCTCGACCTCGCGGCTGCAGAGCTTGAATCAGGCCCGCTGCCATGGGACTCCAATACCCTGCACCAAAAAGAAATCAGTTTGAAATGA
- a CDS encoding LptE family protein — protein sequence MFSRHKFLKFLTFSWVIGLTMGLGSGCAYSVGTGDRRLPEGYKLIAVPVFKNGTQEVGIEVPFTNAMIRELERSQIAQVVPKASAQVVLEGNIESVRFDVANQISCGATGVCAVPRLTILNTEYRITVLTRLILKRLSDGQTLWSEEFSTQKSYLAPKVGLEGLNSANALYNHSARQENLSAMAVDLMSEAHGRLTENF from the coding sequence ATGTTCAGCCGCCACAAATTTTTGAAATTTCTGACCTTCAGCTGGGTCATCGGTTTGACCATGGGGCTTGGATCAGGTTGCGCCTATTCGGTGGGAACAGGCGACCGAAGGTTACCTGAGGGCTATAAATTAATCGCGGTTCCTGTATTTAAAAATGGAACTCAAGAAGTCGGAATTGAAGTCCCTTTCACGAACGCGATGATTCGCGAGCTTGAGCGATCGCAAATTGCGCAAGTAGTGCCGAAAGCTAGTGCCCAGGTCGTTTTGGAAGGTAACATCGAAAGTGTTCGGTTCGATGTAGCGAACCAAATTAGCTGCGGCGCGACTGGCGTGTGTGCAGTGCCTCGATTGACCATTCTGAATACAGAATACCGGATCACGGTCTTAACGCGATTGATACTAAAACGCCTTTCCGATGGACAGACGCTGTGGTCGGAAGAGTTTTCGACCCAGAAAAGCTATCTCGCGCCGAAAGTGGGCCTCGAGGGCCTAAACAGTGCGAATGCGCTTTACAATCATAGTGCTCGCCAAGAAAATTTAAGTGCGATGGCCGTTGATTTGATGTCCGAAGCGCACGGTCGCTTGACAGAAAATTTCTAA